GTGTTACATTTGTATATCTCTACTAGCATTGAGTCAGAAGCCACTTTGCTCTTGGGTGCTAAATAAGTAAGTACAAACTGATCCAAACTAAATACATAGTAAGATATTGACCATTTGAAGGATAGGAAATACTAATATCGCACAATGCGCCCCTACAAGAAAGACGCTTTTAAGGCACAGGAGTACATTGGGTTCTCGGCCCATGCCCTTCTCTGTGAGGATGACAACGACCAATCACTAAACTCCCATGAGCAGCACGACCTAGTTTTCCTCACATATCGTAAGGCACATACTTTGCTCCAGGCAGGAAAGTTGTGTATGAGACGTATGCACTATTATTGCGCAAAAAGCGCCTTTCAGAAAGCGATAAGCTGCttgaaaaattgcaaaatgaCCAATCTCGAACAGCAGAGCCGTAAAAAAGGGATGCTGATCGCCCTTTTCGAAACCTTGATGATCTGCCTTAACAAGATGAAGCGGTATAGGTGCGTCTGCCATGTGATGAAGGACCTTCGTCTCCTGACCATCAATAATCCTTCGGCTTTGGCGCTCTGTCAGCATGGTCGTGCCCTTAGCCACTTGGGTAAATACTATCCATCACTTTTGTGCTACTTGAAGGCGCTGAAAAAAAGTCCCGGAGACAAGAGTATTATAAATAAGATTACCAGAATCAACAAGAGAATCAACGATATTGAGGAGACCAATCAGATGCTTTCTCAGCTGTCTATATAACAATAAAATCTACGCAAATCTCGATATATAAAGCAATAAGCTATCAGTTCATAACAAATATCTTTATCAGATGCCTTCTCAGCTGTCTATATAACAATAATATCTACTCAAATCTCGATGTATAAAGCAATCTATATAAGCAATCAGTTGACAATAAATATCTTCAAACTGAAATGTTACTTTTTTTCTccagtgtatgtgtgtgtttgcgatTTTCGCTTTTGTGTGCTCGTTGTGTCTTCTGCTCAGTGATTTGCTCCTTATGTTCCTAACCACTAAGCTGATGGCATTTCGGGCATAAAACGATTTCATCGCAGTTCCTTTGTGCTTAAGGCAGGCTTAAATGCTACGGCAGTACATTATTTAAATGTAAGCGAGGCAAGTGCATAATCCGAATGAATTAAAACTAGCTTATCCCAGTTTCACACTCTGATTGATTTcagtttttcccatttcctcAAGCATCGCATGTGCATCGAAAACTCATTTTCTATTGAATATCGAAACAATGCTTGCAACAAAGCTGAAGTgaattaaaaaactttcatTTGCAAAGATgtgaaaaacatttaaaaaagaGAAAATTGCCCGGAAAAAATACACTGAAATGCGTGTGACATTAAATATGCATGAGACAGGACGAACGCTTTAATGCGAGCAGAAAACTGGAGAAACGGGTCAGAGAATCGGAGAATCGGAGAATCGGAGAGTGGGAGAGAGAAAAAACGAGTGGATGGACTCGAAACAGGACAACGAACATGTCTTTGCTTTTGGCATCGAGAGAAAGCATTTTTAAATTGGAATTTAAATGCCTCTGAGTGGCAGTTGACATTAGCATTTGTTTGAAAATCAAACAGTTTGGTTGGGGATATCGCACCACCACCCCGCCCATATCCTTGTGCCCAAAAATCCACAGAGCAACCCTCATGTGTCGCACGCATTCCAAGCAGCCAGGACATCCGTCTAAATGTTTATCATTGTGATAAAAAATTTGCCAGGCAAGAGAAAAGATGCCTGTGAATAAAAATGTTGCCCTTGTTTTTTCTACAATTTAATTTCGCACATTTTCCGGGAAACCATTTTCCCGGTGCCTAACCATATTGATATTTCAATAACTGTCAGACCCGAGGCGCTGCCACTTCAGTTTAATTTGATAAGGCCCACGTGAGAGGTGTTTTGAACGGGCTCCGGCTCCGAAACTCACAATTAAATCAGGCTGCGACTTCAAAGACGGCCTGCAAGGAGTTTCTCATCAATATTCTGGCGAATCCTGCCGAATCCTGATGAGTCCGGGGTATCCCTTTTGCCGCATGCCCTAAACAAACAGCCAGCGAAATGCTGGGCAAACATGAGACTTCGGCacatatttgcataaatcaaaTAGGCAGATTTTCAGGCATTAGAACTGCAATCGAATCGGTTTCTGTTTGGGGGGTCCTTTTAACCATCCTCCCGCCAGGATGTTCCACCTGTTGCCCGGCAGAAAGCTTTTTCAACAGCTTGTGGAATGCAGCTTTGCGAGCTTTTCAGTTTGTGGAACCCAAAATTGGCGCCTTTTGGTAAGAAGGCGAGCCTTGTTAAGACACATCCTTCGGGTATCCCTTCAGTTATCAGCGGGATGTGAACGAGTGCGGTTCGTTTCGGAATTTCAAAATTTGCGGAAACCTATTGTCCTCTTCAGAGCCGTTAAAGTGGAaactaatttttaaataatgtgACAAGagaaaaaggaaaattttaattagcaaaaggaaaagaaataaCAAATAAGTGCCGCATTAATGCCGCATAACTTTGCAAGTCGATGGCTTTGAGAGTGCTTCGAAAAAGTTCAAGGGTCGCTATAACAAATAATCCCGCATATAAATGTGAACACAATAAAGTTTTGCCCACGTAAATGGGCGTGTGTCAATAACCAAGGCAactagcaaaaaaaaaaaaaacccgcACCAGCAAAAACCGCTTTAACATAATCATTTCGCAGCTTAGAAGGCGTTAAACGCATTTAGGACGGGTCAAGTA
This genomic interval from Drosophila mauritiana strain mau12 chromosome 2R, ASM438214v1, whole genome shotgun sequence contains the following:
- the LOC117137001 gene encoding inactive peptidyl-prolyl cis-trans isomerase shutdown translates to MRPYKKDAFKAQEYIGFSAHALLCEDDNDQSLNSHEQHDLVFLTYRKAHTLLQAGKLCMRRMHYYCAKSAFQKAISCLKNCKMTNLEQQSRKKGMLIALFETLMICLNKMKRYRCVCHVMKDLRLLTINNPSALALCQHGRALSHLGKYYPSLLCYLKALKKSPGDKSIINKITRINKRINDIEETNQMLSQLSI